One genomic window of Rubidibacter lacunae KORDI 51-2 includes the following:
- a CDS encoding GNAT family N-acetyltransferase, translating into MLGQRNAGYTASWVAQIADIPQLEWDELAAPLATPFLEWEWLHNLETSGCATPREGWQPVHLVVRRDRQLVAAAPLYVKGHSYGEFVFDHQWAELAYRLGARYYPKLLGMTPFTPAVGYRFLIAPGEDEAALTALIVAEIDRFCDREQLGGCHFLFVDPDWRSLLETLGFSSWMHHSYIWGNNNYQGFDDYLQTFNANQRRNIKKERKKVMNAGLRVEAHVGEEIPRSFYPLIYRFYSHTCDRFFSSSKYLTRQFFEQLYPNYRDRVVTFVAYPEDEPHPVGLSFCIRKGDRLYGRYWGCFEDYDCLHFEACYYKPIEWGIAQGINSFDPGAGGRHKRRRGFPATPNFSLHRFTDPRMAQILQHYIGEIDAAEQEAIDAINDELPFSKREVALDPEALSERAPSK; encoded by the coding sequence ATGCTCGGACAACGCAACGCAGGCTACACCGCCAGTTGGGTCGCGCAAATTGCCGATATTCCCCAGCTCGAATGGGACGAACTCGCCGCTCCCCTGGCAACCCCCTTCCTGGAATGGGAGTGGCTGCACAACCTGGAAACCTCCGGTTGTGCAACCCCGCGCGAGGGTTGGCAGCCCGTCCATCTGGTCGTCCGCCGCGATCGCCAATTAGTGGCAGCGGCTCCGCTGTACGTCAAAGGCCATAGCTACGGCGAGTTTGTCTTCGACCACCAGTGGGCCGAACTTGCCTACCGACTCGGCGCGCGTTACTATCCCAAGCTCCTAGGCATGACGCCGTTCACCCCGGCTGTCGGCTACCGGTTCCTAATCGCACCTGGCGAAGACGAAGCCGCCCTGACCGCGCTGATCGTTGCAGAAATCGATCGCTTTTGCGATCGCGAGCAGCTCGGCGGCTGTCACTTTTTATTCGTCGATCCCGACTGGCGATCGCTGCTAGAAACCCTGGGCTTCAGCAGTTGGATGCACCACAGCTACATTTGGGGCAACAACAACTATCAAGGCTTTGACGACTACTTGCAAACCTTTAATGCCAATCAGCGTCGCAACATCAAAAAAGAGCGCAAGAAAGTGATGAATGCCGGGTTGCGCGTGGAGGCTCATGTCGGGGAAGAGATCCCACGCAGCTTTTATCCGCTAATTTATCGATTCTACAGCCACACCTGCGATCGGTTTTTCAGTTCGAGCAAATACCTGACGCGCCAGTTCTTCGAACAGCTCTATCCCAACTACCGCGATCGCGTTGTGACCTTCGTCGCCTACCCCGAAGACGAACCGCATCCCGTTGGGCTGTCTTTCTGCATCCGCAAGGGCGATCGCCTTTATGGGCGTTACTGGGGTTGCTTCGAAGACTACGATTGCCTGCACTTCGAAGCATGTTATTACAAGCCAATTGAATGGGGAATTGCACAGGGCATCAACTCCTTCGACCCCGGGGCGGGCGGCCGTCACAAACGGCGACGAGGCTTCCCGGCAACGCCCAACTTCAGCCTGCACCGCTTCACCGATCCGCGCATGGCGCAGATCCTGCAGCACTACATCGGCGAGATCGACGCCGCCGAGCAAGAGGCGATCGACGCCATCAACGACGAGCTACCCTTCAGCAAACGTGAAGTCGCCCTCGATCCAGAAGCACTTTCGGAACGGGCGCCATCGAAGTAA